A DNA window from Jaculus jaculus isolate mJacJac1 chromosome 1, mJacJac1.mat.Y.cur, whole genome shotgun sequence contains the following coding sequences:
- the LOC123463588 gene encoding olfactory receptor 4C15-like, translating to MQNLSLVTEFVFLGLSQNPNVQKILFVVFLFVYIATVGGNMTIVVTIICSPALLGSPMYFFLAFLSFLDACFSSAMTPKMIADSLYEKKTISFEGCMVQLFTEHFFGGSEVIVLTAMAYDRYVAICKPLHYSSIMNWRLCGSLMGVAWAGGFLHSIIQIIFTLQLPFCGPNVIDHFICDLYPLLELACTDTHIFGLLVVANSGFICIIIFSLLLVSYCFILFSLRNHSSEGRYKALSTCGSHIAVVVLFFVPCIFTYARPPTAFSFDKMVAIFYTMLTPLLNPMIYTFRNKEMKNAMRKVWKRLLVVSGEK from the coding sequence ATGCAAAACCTGAGCCTTGTAACTGAATTTGTCTTCCTGGGACTTTCACAGAATCCAAATGTtcagaaaatattatttgttgtatttttgtttgtgtacATTGCAACTGTTGGGGGCAACATGACAATTGTGGTGACCATCATCTGCAGCCCTGCACTGCTGGGCTCCCCCATGTACTTCTTCTTGGCATTCCTGTCCTTCCTGGATGCATGTTTTTCCTCTGCTATGACTCCAAAGATGATTGCAGACTCTCTCTATGAGAAGAAGACCATCTCTTTTGAAGGATGCATGGTGCAACTTTTTACTGAACACTTCTTTGGTGGGTCAGAGGTGATTGTTCTCACAGCCATGGCCTATGACCGCTATGTGGCCATTTGCAAGCCCTTACACTACTCTTCCATCATGAACTGGAGGCTCTGTGGTTCTCTGATGGGGGTCGCCTGGGCAGGGGGCTTTCTGCACTCCATCATACAAATCATCTTCACTTTGCAGCTGCCCTTTTGTGGACCCAATGTCATTGATCATTTTATATGTGACTTGTATCCATTACTAGAGCTTGCCTGCACTGATACTCACATCTTTGGTCTTCTGGTGGTTGCCAACAGTGGATTTATCTGTATTATAATCTTTTCCTTGTTGCTTGTCTCCTATTGTTTCATCTTATTCTCTCTGAGAAATCATAGCTCTGAAGGGCGGTATAAAGCTCTGTCCACCTGTGGGTCTCATATTGCTGTTGTAGTTTTATTCTTTGTCCcatgtatatttacatatgcaAGACCTCCCACTGCCTTCTCATTTGACAAAATGGTAGCAATATTTTACACCATGTTAACCCCCTTACTTAATCCTATGATTTATACTTTTAGGAATAAGGAGATGAAAAATGCCATGAGGAAAGTATGGAAGAGATTACTGGTAGTTTCTGGTGAAAAATGA